One window of the Xiphophorus couchianus chromosome 12, X_couchianus-1.0, whole genome shotgun sequence genome contains the following:
- the epg5 gene encoding ectopic P granules protein 5 homolog isoform X2 gives MEAVRPKKSKPKTSGKSQLGKKQKQADEDKNCPAPSADCDGFSEIPLSLPPCPEETKEDQKDPVQTANTAAEPSEKQEPSSAQTQNTSESTETLLSGLNLSAETPQVTEQQKESNREDEGVEAQVPELKTAPQTNKSEKDVQLWNQPFVTTQFGISSAPALYPSLAALEEDAVMQIYEKAVKNCAREPAVLALPEQESSPLSLQPLKAVAELSRSKLYPELPKTAPEMQAFSLEQLSVWEPGEGLRTWLEGVEVCAAQFCALAHQENHELTELLQNYWRCRRQLNQSHTQLHTQSSDCKSTQNRLWSFKDEQLTLQGVCADQAKVCGYHRFQQAEFSQTVLAELRLLFEACSELLHQKVVLHAYTALLSRLQIESYLYRLLKECSGSQTQPCSLQPLKEAISVLFSFTRRVLDDTQFQTDIHQWLERLVVVLLRIGGSGEHLYLLCHLLCCPAGVGKWAAPFLQIQVLGNSGVQHFMQALAILMSPARHRAEFLGHMKPCESQSSAASGPESGNWTLVDEGGEEDEDPESSWLLLCEEDLISLLSQFPFQQLYSHMLGMSKQGVYEPQACSSQKMMRVFAFASSLVEILARGLQTYNRARYRQLVKRIGHIIRMTVCYVSDHWAQYVSVTDASGSSSHVHSLTLEKLQLEYDHLFLRAVLHVLRNKRLGIWLFMSEMPYGTLSSSMLWKVLYVMQCAETAGLETLSTVGDTQSCIQALRDLKHQERFEGWLCEVNSSDGISLLTALAHMATPTQHFDPMFITTITLLIYQVSYVSLSTREIYSKVGRELLAAIATAHPYIISVLLERLRDTIQSVGMMALYLCKELPLSLWKPQREEISVIGAWLLQNPLSAVENRLACVILEGLNWGYTQDGSLALASVLHSEVALLVAEAYQKYLTDKPYSGLISEGIKQVSYLASVLRLGVSPEASFSQWAWQLLLRLKLHGNAQNPKGGWTVPALASNPPPELTHAPSMHSVLRAVKAGLPIGCYLSLAMTTVGHSLENFCTDGVELLKNLIQSRYLRAAVHLLDNILPPTYPLSFYLLNNSHFVSCIQLFLQYDSVCPQGVTQQVTHRVAPLLTGTNYGDNVRLLNSVIQSHVTESSRPGRVGAAAVLEFWVGILTQQNLWYRDKTVLFLMDQICCAAFIHHQEECVQKLLYQQHKNALGYHGDRGLLSSLVGWIAGNATPSFIEGQSLSGEVWFAWLVLNTEAMFEEESQLRRCIENELLSEPSISPDQALKKAQQKLKLPVAPSLQRLQLYRWASQALATPPDHPLLPLIWQKFLQLYLRQPGPEYGLAAGGCIGRRFFQTSSQAALLKDLRQRLQEVSDFHHTASQALRVPPQHTPSSESQEDESPLNPQPLYLTSPQLHSELVRLFGVFALWLDDETLQKQEVYLPCLSPEYEPHRLAQVMQRQQELWLEYVDLERLQYDEQEVLSLWEKVQSEPTFLQTQNPGFADYTGLSNARERIMSNLEKHPVPLPAPDLQQLQAPVAEVSPSCLTDSKAAARLLQQDLGVLQDQARIAVAREAQQVAMEQELLENLPLLFKNQPEQVSMALECKGKGGQPCQGAANITVTCERVQRQEAVHNQITSLRRDVKKLQTDAMAPPPQSLAQAAVHTENFITALVNIYKAQKSPAVQQVGVSAFYQVVSFVCEDTLRHPPTRQYLSSCVEILGQVFIQGNPKECGRVLKTILEHRLLCPLLSPFFTPNAAPDHFVFLYQDVVTSLHLDTADIIFMLLTKFDLSQWLNEAHPVFSERTRLLELVHGAMCVCGRDPESELLMPFHLFAKHWTLLLRHHFPDHYSDCLRLLMTSSADQLLSPECWKVTLRVLGCLPPTRSSKNRPEPSFSSTVGATASPYRSPISLSPQQVEETVNWLSDYFLRSRLSKADLRSFGLYSAWVPYISDVVTFWEHLTGCLINTQVSSCTREPVGSNKVTKALQDLHSKLVNLFMPWIFPLDTNDAGNGKCYPWLETDAVAAGCLVGLYVQLTDTLHHKFRDRLLPGQRGALWLCLMQYCESCTSPRTPEYLLYLYHTHLRSLPWRHLHPDTQLMEHLFNVERGSPKSCFLFMGELMCEVNWVSVLSDHLEAPPSSTSYPALSSVATQKDSHTMLVYLLYMLVFLAKEEQLLTKQDSPLLSLLVQSTSLPWYQLDLSSYQGILGYVGTHYPPSLLLSGDSAPQLLLKLLRGAAGLHPHPSEAPHQEETLKAGGYFSWSVKSLVTLEQGGGINLGSLEAQLETLLESVVTFNPPDVGLEQRHMAFCGLFSDALTLLNGVGVSTGEALAAHVITWLDRKGRGCPILPLLTACSRCLASVRHMTRIMEACITAYFNNSEEESVGWGPVLASLQVPELTMDDFLSESQSGGSFLTLYAFILQRLNSEYTAANQRRILALISTWTTQVFPSGPGDEAKLFLWWHKALNLSVEQLQPQAGNTEGSGVIMGLVRLQTRLLQLGEERLNSGLLGAIGLGKKSPVSNKKMQKS, from the exons ATGGAGGCTGTGAGACCTAAGAAGAGCAAACCGAAAACCAGCGGAAAATCTCAG TTGGGCAAGAAGCAGAAGCAAGCAGACGAGGACAAAAACTGCCCAGCTCCATCCGCTGACTGCGATGGCTTCTCCGAGATCCCACTCAGTTTGCCTCCCTGTCCAGAAGAGACCAAAGAGGATCAGAAGGATCCTGTCCAGACCGCCAACACAGCAGCAGAGCCTTCTGAGAAACAAGAGCCTTCCTCAGCACAGACTCAAAATACATCAGAGTCGACTGAAACTCTACTGTCAGGTCTGAATCTGTCAGCAGAGACGCCACAAGTGACAGAGCAACAGAAAGAGTCAAACCGCGAAGATGAGGGGGTGGAAGCTCAGGTTCCTGAGCTCAAAACTGCACCACAAACCAACAAGTCTGAAAAAGACGTGCAGTTGTGGAATCAACCTTTTGTGACGACTCAGTTTGGCATCTCAAGTGCTCCTGCTCTATACCCGTCTCTTGCAGCACTGGAGGAGGATGCTGTGATGCAGATCTATGAGAAAGCTGTGAAAAACTGCGCGAGGGAACCTGCAGTGTTGGCACTGCCGGAGCAGGAATCCTCTCCCTTGAGTTTGCAGCCTCTGAAGGCTGTAGCTGAGCTTTCCAGGAGCAAACTGTACCCAGAATTACCCAAAACAGCCCCAGAGATGCAG GCCTTTTCACTGGAGCAGCTGAGCGTGTGGGAGCCAGGCGAAGGGCTGCGGACTTGGCTGGAAGGTGTTGAGGTTTGTGCCGCCCAGTTCTGTGCTCTGGCCCATCAGGAGAACCATGAACTGACAGAACTGCTGCAGAACTACTGGCGCTGCCGCCGACAGCTGAACCAGTCACACACGCAGCTGCACACTCAGTCATCTGACTGCAAGAGCACACAGAATCGTCTCTGGAGCTTCAAAGATGAACAGCTCACACTTCAG GGTGTGTGTGCAGACCAGGCTAAGGTTTGTGGATACCATCGTTTCCAGCAGGCAGAGTTTAGTCAGACTGTTCTGGCGGAGCTGCGGCTACTCTTTGAGGCCTGCAGTGAGCTCCTCCACCAGAAGGTGGTGCTGCATGCCTACACCGCTCTGCTGTCACGCCTGCAAATTGAATCCTATTTGTATCGCCTACTAAAAG aaTGCTCTGGAAGCCAAACCCAGCCTTGCTCTCTCCAGCCTCTGAAAGAGGCCATCAGTGTCCTGTTTAGCTTCACACGGAGAGTCCTTGATGACACACAGTTCCAGACAGACATCCATCAGTGGCTGGAAAGGCTG gttgttgtcctgctgcgTATTGGAGGATCGGGGGAGCACCTTTACCTGCTGTGTCATCTTCTCTGCTGTCCTGCTGGAGTGGGAAAGTGGGCAGCTCCGTTCCTTCAA ATTCAGGTTTTGGGGAACTCTGGAGTGCAACATTTTATGCAAGCATTAGCCATCTTAATGTCGCCTGCCAG GCACCGTGCAGAGTTTCTGGGTCACATGAAGCCTTGTGAGAGTCAGAGCTCAGCAGCTTCCGGACCCGAGTCTGGCAACTGGACCCTCGTTGATGAAGGTGGAGAAGAG GATGAAGACCCAGAGAGCAGCTGGCTCCTGCTCTGTGAGGAAGATCTGATCTCCCTGCTGAGCCAGTTCCCCTTCCAGCAGCTCTACTCACACATGCTGGGGATGAGCAAACAGG GTGTCTATGAGCCTCAGGCCTGCTCCAGTCAGAAGATGATGCGTGTCTTTGCCTTTGCTTCCTCGCTCGTTGAAATTCTCGCCCGTGGCCTCCAGACCTACAACAGAGCTCGCTACAGGCAGCTGGTCAAACGAATAGGGCACATCATCCG AATGACAGTGTGCTACGTCAGTGACCACTGGGCCCAGTATGTGAGTGTGACTGATGCCAGTGGGTCCAGCTCTCATGTTCACTCCTTAACTCTGGAAAAACTGCAGCTGGAATATGATCACCTCTTCCTCAGAGCTGTTTTGCATGTTCTCAGAAATAAAAG GTTGGGCATTTGGTTGTTTATGTCTGAGATGCCCTACGGGACGTTGTCCAGCTCTATGCTTTGGAAGGTCCTTTATGTCATGCAGTGTGCAGAGACAGCAGGACTAGAAACTCTCAGCACTGTTGGAGACACACAATCCTGCATTCAGGCTCTCAGAG ACTTGAAGCACCAGGAGAGATTTGAAGGGTGGTTGTGTGAAGTGAACAGTTCTGACGGCATTTCCCTCCTCACTGCACTGGCACACATGGCGACGCCCACTCAGCACTTTGACCCCATGTTCATCACAACCATAACTCTGCTGATTTACCAG GTGTCTTATGTTAGTTTGTCGACCAGAGAAATTTACTCTAAGGTGGGGAGGGAGCTGCTGGCTGCCATAGCAACAGCCCATCCTTATATCATCTCTGTGCTCCTTGAGAGGCTGAGAGACACCATCCAGTCTGTGGGAATG ATGGCTTTGTACTTGTGCAAAGAGCTTCCCCTGAGTCTGTGGAAGCCGCAGAGAGAAGAGATATCTGTGATTGGAGCCTGGCTGCTCCAGAACCCGCTGTCTGCAGTGGAGAACAGACTGGCTTGTGTCATCCTGGAGGGTCTGAACTGGGGTTACACTCAG gaCGGCTCTTTGGCGCTGGCGTCCGTCCTCCACAGTGAGGTGGCTCTGCTGGTGGCAGAAGCCTATCAAAAATATCTCACAGACAAACCATACAGTGGCCTCATATCCGAGGGAATCAAACAG GTGTCTTATCTAGCCAGCGTTCTTCGCCTGGGTGTGTCTCCAGAAGCGTCCTTTAGTCAGTGGGCGTGGCAGCTGTTGTTGAGGCTGAAGCTCCATGGTAACGCCCAGAACCCTAAAGGGGGCTGGACGGTACCGGCCTTGGCTTCCAACCCACCTCCAGAGCTTACCCATGCTCCCAGCATGCACTCTGTTCTCAGGGCTGTAAAAGCTGGCCTCCCTATTGGTTGCTACTTGTCCCTCGCTATGACGACAGTGGGACACAG TTTGGAAAACTTCTGCACCGATGGAGTTGAATTGCTAAAAAATCTGATTCAGTCCCGCTACCTGAGAGCTGCTGTGCATCTGTTGGATAACATCCTGCCCCCCACCTACCCTCTGAGCTTTTACCTCCTGAACAACTCTCA CTTTGTCAGCTGCATCCAGCTTTTCTTGCAGTACGACAGCGTGTGTCCTCAAGGTGTGACGCAGCAGGTCACACACCGTGTGGCGCCGCTGCTCACAGGAACCAACTACGGGGACAACGTCCGTCTGCTGAACAGCGTCATTCAG agTCATGTGACGGAGAGCTCCCGGCCCGGTCGTGTCGGTGCCGCTGCCGTTTTGGAGTTTTGGGTGGGAATCCTGACCCAGCAGAATCTGTGGTATCGTGACAAAACGGTTCTGTTCCTCATGGATCAGATCTGCTGTGCTGCCTTTATTCACCACCAGGAGGAATGTGTGCAGAAGCTCCTGTACCAGCAGCATAAG AATGCTTTAGGTTACCATGGAGATCGGGGTCTGCTCTCCTCTCTGGTTGGCTGGATTGCTGGAAATGCCACGCCGTCCTTCATCGAGGGCCAGTCCCTGAGCGGAGAG GTTTGGTTTGCTTGGCTGGTCCTGAACACGGAGGCCATGTTTGAGGAAGAATCTCAGCTAAGACGCTGCATTGAGAATGAGCTGCTGTCCGAGCCCAGCATCTCACCGGATCAGGCCTTAAAG AAGGCGCAGCAGAAGCTGAAGTTGCCTGTAGCCCCGTCTCTGCAGCGGCTTCAATTGTACCGTTGGGCCTCCCAGGCCTTGGCCACGCCACCGGACCACCCCCTCCTTCCCCTCATCTGGCAGAAGTTCCTGCAGCTCTATCTCAGACAGCCTGGACCAGAGTACGG GCTGGCTGCCGGGGGATGCATCGGTAGGAGGTTCTTCCAGACTTCTTCTCAGGCTGCTTTGCTAAAAGATCTGAGGCAGAGGTTACAAGAGGTGTCAGATTTCCACCACACAGCCAGCCAGGCGCTCAGGGTGCCCCCACAACACACCCCCTCATCAGAGAGCCAGGAGGACGAAAGCCCCCTGAATCCCCAGCCGCTCTACCTCACCTCTCCCCAGCTCCACTCAGAACTGGTCCG GTTGTTTGGCGTCTTCGCTCTGTGGCTGGATGACGAGACACTGCAGAAGCAGGAGGTTTACCTTCCCTGTCTGTCACCAGAGTACGAGCCTCACAGACTGGCTCAGGTCATGCAGCGGCAGCAG GAGCTGTGGCTGGAGTACGTGGACCTGGAGCGTCTGCAGTACGATGAGCAGGAGGTTTTGTCTCTGTGGGAGAAGGTGCAGAGTGAGCCAACCTTCCTGCAGACCCAGAACCCGGGCTTCGCTGACTACACTGGCCTGAGCAATG CCCGAGAGCGCATCATGTCCAACCTGGAGAAGCACCCAGTTCCACTTCCAGCTCCTGatctccagcagctccaggcTCCCGTGGCCGAGGTTTCCCCCTCCTGCCTCACTGACTCGAAAGCTGCTGCCAGACTTTTACAGCAGGACCTCGGCGTTCTACAGGACCAGGCCAG GATTGCGGTTGCACGTGAAGCACAGCAGGTGGCAATGGAGCAGGAACTTTTGGAGAATCTCCCTTTGCTCTTCAAGAACCAACCAGAGCAAGTTAGCATGGCCCTGGAGTGCAAAGGGAAGGGCGGCCAGCCGTGTCAGGGCGCAGCAAACATTACCGTCACG TGTGAGCGAGTCCAGAGACAGGAGGCGGTCCACAACCAGATAACATCTCTGCGTAGAGACGTCAAGAAGCTGCAGACTGATGCTATGGCTCCTCCACCTCAGAGCCTCGCCCAAGCTGCAGTTCACACCGAGAACTTCATCAC AGCTCTGGTGAATATTTATAAAGCTCAGAAATCTCCGGCGGTGCAGCAAGTCGGTGTGTCCGCCTTTTACCAGGTGGTCTCCTTTGTGTGTGAGGACACCCTGCGACACCCACCGACACGCCAGTATCTCTCCTCGTGTGTGGAGATACTCGGACAG GTTTTCATCCAGGGCAATCCAAAAGAGTGCGGTCGTGTCCTGAAGACCATCCTGGAGCACCGGCTCCTTTGTCCCCTCCTTTCCCCTTTCTTCACTCCGAACGCAGCTCCGGATCACTTTGTCTTCCTCTACCAAGATGTGGTGACATCCCTTCACCTCGACACTGCTGACATCATTTTCATGCTGCTCACTAAG TTCGATCTCTCCCAGTGGCTGAATGAGGCTCATCCCGTGTTTTCGGAGAGAACCCGTTTGCTGGAGCTGGTCCACGGAGCTATGTGTGTCTGCGGCCGAGACCCCGAGTCAGAACTCCTCATGCCTTTTCACCTCTTCGCCAAACACTGGACCTTGCTTTTACGCCACCATTTTCCCGACCATTACAGCGACTGCCTACGTCTGCTAATGACCA GTTCTGCAGACCAGCTGCTGAGTCCAGAGTGCTGGAAAGTGACCCTGCGAGTGCTGGGCTGCTTGCCTCCAACCCGCAGCTCTAAGAACAGACCTGAACCGTCGTTCAGCTCCACGGTTGGCGCCACAGCTTCCCCTTACCGATCCCCCATAAGTCTCTCTCCTCAGCAG GTGGAGGAGACTGTGAACTGGCTGAGTGACTACTTCCTGCGAAGTCGCCTCAGTAAGGCCGACCTCCGCAGCTTTGGCCTGTACTCCGCCTGGGTTCCCTACATCAGTGATGTCGTTACCTTCTGGGAACATCTGACTGGTTGCCTTATCAACACACAGGTCAGCAGCTGCACCAGAGAGCCAGTAGGCAGCAACAAAGTAACGAAAG CTCTGCAGGATTTGCACAGTAAGCTGGTGAACTTGTTTATGCCGTGGATCTTTCCTCTGGACACTAATGATGCAGG TAATGGGAAGTGCTACCCCTGGCTGGAGACGGACGCAGTCGCAGCAGGATGTCTGGTCGGTCTGTATGTCCAGCTCACCGACACACTTCATCACAAATTCAGAG ATCGCCTGCTGCCTGGACAGAGAGGGGCTCTGTGGCTGTGTTTGATGCAGTACTGTGAGAGCTGCACCTCCCCCCGCACGCCTGAGTACCTGCTGTACCTGTACCACACACACCTCCGCAGCCTGCCCTGGAGGCACCTGCATCCTGACACTCAGCTCATGGAGCATTTATTCAAT GTGGAGAGAGGAAGTCCCAAGAGCTGCTTCCTGTTCATGGGTGAGCTGATGTGTGAAGTGAACTGGGTCAGTGTTTTAAGCGACCACTTAGAAGCGCCTCCCAGCTCTACATCATATCCGGCTCTGTCATCCGTGGCTACGCAGAAAGATTCGCACACCATGTTGGTCTATCTGTTATACATGTTGGTGTTTCTGGCCAAAGAGGAGCAGCTCCTCACTAAACAG GACTCCCCTCTGCTCAGCCTGCTGGTTCAGTCCACATCTCTGCCTTGGTACCAACTGGACCTGTCTTCATACCAGGGCATTCTGGGATATGTAGGCACCCACTATCCTCCATCTTTGCTGCTCAGTGGTGATTCTGCCCCCCAGCTGCTCCTGAAGTTACTTCGTGGTGCTGCGGGGCTCCATCCACATCCCAGTGAAGCTCCACACCAG GAGGAAACCCTGAAGGCCGGAGGCTACTTCTCCTGGTCTGTGAAGTCACTGGTGACCCTGGAGCAAGGAGGTGGGATCAACCTCGGCAGCTTGGAGGCTCAGCTAGAGACGCTTCTGGAAAGCGTTGTAACGTTCAACCCACCAG ACGTGGGCTTGGAGCAGAGGCACATGGCGTTCTGTGGTCTTTTCAGCGACGCCTTGACTTTGCTCAACGGAGTCGGGGTCTCGACAGGCGAGGCACTGGCTGCTCACGTCATTACCTGGCTGGACAGGAAGGGGAGGGG
- the LOC114154059 gene encoding protein limb expression 1-like → MKMSYMQLEESIISYLSQSETDDCPKDFNVVGILHNFWEQKQTAQCNDSSSESDRFCGKPGSHTDSLLLYESAPPPGPPYVCYVTLPGGSCFGNYKVCDTQAEARRDAARVALMNSLVNEFPCRRITAEFITHSLNQAATESAVPVENSCDSGTSIGTYSLLLQSYMGRTMLEFQEMMTVFQLLHWNGTLKALREKQCSRQSVITYYSERGLDESMRSSMALDWLGREQKSPGLLAVELQMAQRELVLARRRGIELRFYKEKTEILSLALSQAYIHHPPGVFSPTPSHTDQHEQLSLHVLYSQDTDDQMSQHTVFNNAMQTSTDTPANSPLLFSQCMFMPLYNPKYNE, encoded by the exons ATGAAGATGAGCTACATGCAACTGGAGGAAAGCATCATCTCTTACCTCTCACAGAGTGAAACTGATGACTGCCCCAAAGACT TTAATGTGGTGGGCATCCTGCATAACTTCTGGGAGCAGAAGCAGACAGCTCAGTGTAACGACTCCTCCTCTGAGTCGGACAGGTTTTGTGGGAAGCCTGGCAGCCACACAGACAGCCTGCTGTTGTACGAGTCAGCGCCTCCGCCTGGTCCTCCCTACGTCTGCTACGTCACTCTGCCGGGAGGAAGCTGCTTTGGCAACTATAAG GTGTGTGACACCCAAGCAGAGGCTCGCAGGGATGCAGCCCGTGTGGCTCTAATGAACTCACTGGTGAACGAGTTTCCGTGTCGACGCATCACCGCTGAGTTCATCACTCACAGTCTCAATCAAGCCGCCACAGAAAGCGCT GTTCCTGTGGAGAATTCGTGCGACTCAGGCACCAGCATAGGAACCTACAGTTTGCTGCTTCAGTCCTACATGGGACGGACCATGCTGGAGTTCCAG GAGATGATGACAGTGTTCCAGTTGTTGCACTGGAACGGGACCTTGAAGGCTCTGAGGGAGAAGCAGTGCTCTCGACAG AGTGTGATTACCTACTACTCCGAGCGAGGGCTGGATGAGAGCATGCGGAGCAGCATGGCTCTGGACTGGCTTGGGCGGGAGCAGAAGTCACCTGGACTCCTGGCAGTGGAGCTGCAAATGGCGCAGAGAGAGTTGGTGTTGGCGCGACGTCGAGGCATAGAGCTGCGCttctacaaagaaaaaacagagatcCTCAGCCTGGCCCTCAGTCAAGCATATATTCACCACCCACCTGGAGTTTTCAGCCCAACTCCAAGTCACACAGACCAGCATGAACAGCTGTCTTTACACGTGTTATACAGCCAGGATACAGATGACCAGATGTCTCAGCACACTGTGTTTAATAACGCCATGCAAACTTCCACAGACACACCCGCTAACAGCCCCTTACTATTTTCACAGTGCATGTTTATGCCTTTATATAACCCTAAATACAATgaatag
- the riok2 gene encoding serine/threonine-protein kinase RIO2: MGKLNVIVLRYLSRDDFRVLTAVEMGMKNHEIVPVSLLSSIASLKHGGCNKILRELVKHKLVVYERSKTVQGYRLNYGGYDYLALKTLCSREVILSVGNQMGVGKESDIYIVASPNEEQYALKLHRLGRTSFRNLKNKRDYHKHRKNMSWLYLSRLSAMKEFAYMKALYDRGFPVPKPVDYNRHAVVMELINGYPLCQVHELQDPSALYSEFMELIVKLANHGLIHGDFNEFNLMLDDQDHITMIDFPQMVSTSHPNAEWYFDRDVKCIRDFFAKRYNYESELFPTFKDIRRSCSLDIEVSASGFTKDLETNAELLHPAGPDDEEVEDDEEASDEEAEKVEEGFDIDEYKHAMLELEGLKVSETPAVTQDQKEESSEESKDVPEVVPTPGGHEETGGEFEEELKEAEDECPELAELSASNKEFKPFRDSDSLQQIAEHRRRRTDSEATMGSIGSCSTIPPEVVRQKVRRQLTQQQKAAQRRRLQKGEANLVTKSRRDNQNNIKSSMESASFWG, from the exons ATGGGGAAGCTCAATGTTATAGTGCTGAGGTATTTATCTCGAGATGACTTCAGAGTCCTCACCGCT GTTGAGATGGGGATGAAGAACCATGAAATTGTTCCAGTGAGTCTTCTGTCATCTATTGCCAGCCTTAAACATGGCGGCTGCAACAAGATCCTCAGAGAACTCGTAAAACACAAACTTGTGGTGTATGAACGCTCCAAAA CTGTGCAGGGCTACAGGTTGAACTATGGAGGATATGACTACTTGGCTTTAAAAACTTTGTGCTCCAGAGAAGTGATTCTGTCGGTTGGTAACCAGATGGGTGTGGGCAAAGAGTCAG ATATTTACATTGTTGCGAGTCCAAATGAGGAGCAGTACGCTCTAAAACTGCACAGGCTGGGTCGCACCTCCTTCAGAaacctaaaaaacaaaagggATTACCACAAACACAGGAAGAATATGTCCTGGCTTTACCTCTCACGCCTCTCTGCCATGAAGGAGTTCGCCTACATGAAG GCTCTGTATGACCGAGGTTTTCCTGTTCCCAAACCTGTGGATTACAACAGACATGCCGTAGTGATGGAGCTCATTAATGGATATCCTCT GTGTCAGGTGCATGAGCTGCAAGACCCATCAGCGCTGTACAGTGAGTTCATGGAGCTTATTGTGAAACTGGCCAATCACGGCCTGATTCACGGAGACTTCAATGAGTTCAACCTCATGCTGGACGACCAGGACCACATAACAATGATTGACTTCCCTCAGATGGTGTCTACGTCTCACCCCAATGCTGAATG gtaCTTCGACCGTGACGTTAAATGCATCAGAGATTTCTTTGCAAAGAGATATAATTATGAAAGTGAGCTCTTCCCAACTTTCAAAGATATCAG GCGGTCCTGTTCTCTCGATATTGAAGTGTCAGCCAGCGGCTTTACCAAAGATTTGGAGACTAATGCTGAATTActacatcctgctggacccgacGATGAAGAGGTGGAGGATGATGAAGAGGCATCGGATGAGGAGGCAGAAAAGGTGGAAGAGGGCTTTGACATCGATGAATATAAACATGCAATGCTggaactggagggactgaaagtCAGCGAAACGCCTGCAGTGACACAAGATCAGAAAGAGGAAAGCAGTGAGGAATCAAAAGACGTTCCAGAGGTGGTGCCCACACCTGGAGGCCACGAGGAAACAGGAGGAGAGTTTGAGGAAGAGCTGAAGGAAGCTGAAGATGAATGTCCAGAGCTGGCTGAACTCTCTGCCTCCAACAAAGAGTTCAAACCGTTCAG agactCGGACAGTCTTCAACAAATTGCAGAACACAGAAGAAGGAGAACCGACAGTGAAGCCACCATGGGCAGCATAGGGAGCTGCTCTACTATTCCTCCA gagGTTGTGCGTCAGAAAGTGCGGCGGCAACTCACCCAGCAGCAGAAGGCAGCACAGAGGAGACGTCTGCAGAAGGGCGAGGCTAACCTGGTCACCAAATCTAGAAGAGATAACCAAAATAACATCAAGTCCAGCATGGAGAGTGCCTCCTTCTGGGGATAG